The Alnus glutinosa chromosome 8, dhAlnGlut1.1, whole genome shotgun sequence DNA segment TTCTCTTCCTTTGATTtgctatatttttaattaattaattaactcttCTTATTACTTTCCAAATTAAGTCCAACTACCCTACTCCATATAAATCCTACCAAATTTGCAAGTCCTCCTTATCTTGATATTGAAATCACCTTTTCTCTAAAGGTATATTTTGGGATATTacatcatttatctcaaaaaataattaGCAGAAACTCTACCATATATCAATAACAAATGCTTTTTTATGTGTGTATGGGGATCAAAATCTCCTGTAATTGCTTATTTGGATTGTGTCAAATTTTGAGTAGGTGGGTTCCATTGAAACCCTATCTCATGCAAGGGTTAGACCATCTAGtgctataatttttcttttccttttctcttttttttttttttttgaatacttttcaactttttatttttcaaaaattattctcaaattttgaccaaactatttttcatttgttaacATCACATacaacacttttttcaaaactatGATTCCCACTAAACAATTCtcaatttttacctttttcaaaactcaaaaaattcaaaatactacTCAAAATTTCATCAAACGAATCCTAAAACTTCCTACATAGACTTTAACATAGTAGCAGTTTACCAATTTGACACCTATTAAGAGCCTAGACAAGCCTACAATACGAAAATTCTCAAACGCTCTCTCAAGACAAGTCGAGCCATAACTTGATATCAGCTCTACCAAAGAGCATAATAGCAAGCAACTACTGAATGGAGAATAgggtaatgctatttaataaacTTTTATAGGAAAGACATATAACTTGATgatgtggcagtaaaaatcaatcattggattAGCACTTGAAAAAATGGCTGATTTTCACTACCGTAACATCTAGTTgtatgaaaattatataatgatcaactaaatagcattactcttaagaTTAATAGATATGAGTCTCATCCTTTTAACATTGTATCATTAAAAGACTCAAACTCGTTTCCTCCCTTCACAAAACCACTTGTAAGTTATCATCTTACCattgtggcttttaaaatcaacattaaattaaaatttactaataattttaaaagtcacgtcagTAAGTACATGAACGGGAGGATGTGTAGCATTATTCATTGTGTGCcttctttcttccatttctaatttatttatttatttatttttattattattatttatttttatagatttccATTTATAATTTCTTCTCGTTTCTTTGCTGCCTTGTAATCTCCAGACCAATAAAAGCAACATTGGGAAAATAAAGGGTGTTAGAATAAATATACAAACAATAAGGGGCACCATTTAAAAAACCTTTTATCTTTTACGAGCCCCACGAGAATCAATTATTATTACAATTCGTGGATAGTTGGGAGGACTTGGAGCATTTTTTGCTTTCGCGAACAAAATGCaggttttctctctcttccaccGGTAACTTCCTCCATTGTATTGTTCTTCTTCAGTTTTTGAGGTTCCATTTTGATTTCTTCGCCCTTCTCGGCGAAAAGTTGTCTCTGAATCAGGTAGGTTACATCAACCTTCTTAACCTGGcaaagttttcttctttttgttttttgaaaattttgtggatTAGCTTGTGATATGGAACCTTTGCGCTGTTTTTGGTTGGTGGGAAAATggaggaaaataaaattttgagtcTTTGGGTCTTGTTCTTTTGgtttccaaaatttgaaaaGGTCAATACATGTATGCTGATTGATTAGTTTAGGCTTCATTATGAAATGTGGAGAATTTTGATTTACTGGGTCACCAAAAGTTGAAAGAAACATAGCCTTGATTGGATTAGAGAGAGTTTAAATTTCTTTGGATATTGTTCTTATAAGCTTGAGCTGTAAATCTCACtgttatgtttttaattttttttattatattattgatgGTGAAATTTAGGTTCGGGTAGCAATTGCGAGGATGgagttttgaattgtttgattGACGAAACTGGAAATTTGGACTTGATTTAGTCTCTTCCCTTTGCGTTTGAGCGTAAATTGTGGTTTAGTCTGATTCCGGGTCAGTTGAAATGAGTGTGGTGGGGTTTGATATTGGAAATGAGAACTGTGTTATAGCCGTGGTGAAGCAACGGGGTGTTGATGTTTTATTGAATGATGAATCAAAGCGTGAAACCCCGGCAGTGGTCTGTTTTGGGGAGAAGCAACGGTTTCTGGGGTCTGCTGGTGCTGCTACTGCGATGATGAACCTGAAATCCACAATATCTCAGGTGAAGAGACTGATTGGCAGGAAATTTGCAGAAGCGGTTGTGCAAAATGAGCTAAAAATGCTCCCTGTTGAGACTTCCGAGGGTCCGGATGGGGGCATTTTGATTCACTTGAAGTACCTGGGTGAGAGCCATACATTTACCCCAGTTCAGATTATGGCAATGCTCTTTGCTCATTTGAAAGAGATAGGGGAGAAAAGTTTGGAAATGCCCATTTCAGATTGTGTAATTGGGGTCCCGTCATACTTTACAGACTTGCAGAGACGTGCATATTTGAATGCTGCGACGATTGCTGGGTTGAAGCCTTTGAGATTGATGCATGACTGTACTGCAACTGCACTTAGTTATGGGATTTACAAAACAGATTTCCCTAGTTCTGGTCCAACTTATGTCGCATTTGTTGACATTGGTCATTGTGATACCCAGGTCTCTATTGCATCATTTGAGGGTGGACATATGAAGATATTATCACATACTTTTGACAGCAGCTTGGGAGGGAGAGACTTCGATGAGGTTTTGTTTAGTCATTTTGCTGCACAATTCAAGGAGCAGTACAGTATTGATGTGTACTCTAATGTCAAGGCATGTATCAGGCTGCGAGCAGCATGTGAGAAGCTGAAGAAAGTTTTGAGTGCAAATCCAGAGGCACCTCTGAATATTGAATGTTTGATGGAGGAGAAAGATGTTAAGGGCTTCATCAAGAGGGAAGAATTTGAGAAGCTGGCTTCTGGATTATTGGAGAGGATTAGCATTCCTTGTAACAAAGCCTTGGCTGATGCAGGGTTGGCTTTAGTGAAGATCTATTCTGTTGAGCTTGTTGGGTCAGGGTCTAGGATTCCAGCTATTGCTAGATTGCTAGCTTCTCTATTCAGGAGAGAACCCAGCCGGAAACTGAATGCAAGTGAGTGTGTGGCACGCGGATGTGCTCTTCAGTGTGCAATGCTTAGTCCAGTTTTTCGGGTCAAAGAATATGAGGTTAGTAGTTTGAAATGAATTATCGATTCTTGGCTACTGATATGTGTCGTGTATTGTTTTTCGACAATGCCATTATATCAAAAgtcattatacatatataagaaTGCAATGATGGTCTCCTTTCCTTATCTGCTAATTATATGGGTTTGTGTCAATCAAATGAAGAGATAAATTTATGTTGAAGAGAACCGAAGTATACATATGTAATTAACCATTTGAAGTGAaatattgtcaatttttttctctaaatcaTGCAAGCTTAAATTGTacttttaacattaaaaagtttttttttttttttttttttgtgtgtgtgtgtgtatgtgtgtaaaGCCGGAGTTGTTTCTTTCAATAATGTGCTGGACATTTTTTTGGCGTTATgtgcagtatatatatatgttataccTGATTTGTGCATATTTCCATGAATATTTTTCCCATTTATCAAATAATGTTTCTTAAGTGCATGAGTGCCTCTCATAAAGATTAGAGATCTTGACAAACTGCAAATGTATGTAGTGGCGGAGCCACATGGAGACGGGGGCCATCCCAccaccctcccaaaaaaaaaaaaaaaaagagtgattgGCAAATCTTAAAGCTAGGCATAGTAATTCATGTTTCACTGTCTAAATATAATCATGCATTGCCCCGTTTATATCAAATAGGACAATAAAAATACCAAGGGAGCATAAACAAGattttggatggtcatgatcCATCCTTTTTGTGGCCTTGCATCTAAAATTACTTTGATGGACCAATGACGTGTCTTTGCAAATGACAAAATGAATGATATTTGGCTTCTAAATCACTACTGAACCAATTATTGATGCTAACAAAGTTGATGCTTCCTCTCTAAAACTAGATCTAGGATTACGTCCTTCAATGTAGGACTATCCAATCAATAATTTCGTTGCAAATAAATGGAGAATGAGTTTATTGCAAATACTTTAGTTGTAtatattgaaaggaaaattGCTGAGAActtcaattttgatttgatatttgatgATTTTAGTTCTCTGAACAAACATAGTCTGCAATTTTAGACACTTTCTGTTATTATGttattttgaattgtgtttATCATATATTTTGTATGTAGTAGAATCATAGtatataaagagaataaaaaaatcatcttgTCATTACATTTTAATTCGGCCCCTCGAAAGATGAATTCCTAGCTCCGCCATTGAATGTATGCCTATTTCGAATGTCATAGCCAAGTACTTTTCGCAGAAAAACAGGCACAATAGTCCATGAAGGATGCTTGGTATAGTATTTGACTAtgttgtttaaatattttaacatctaAAAATCTTTAGCCTTGACTGTTCAATACACTAAATATTTTGAAAGATCACCCTACTAAACTCATGGAACAAAGTGCGTTACTGCACATTACATTTCTAGTTTTGGTGGCTACTAGATGCTCGAATGCTTGCCTGTTTCgggtgaaaaaagaaaaataataacaagaacAACTTACAAGCAACCTTAGTTTGTCATTAACAAATATAGGATGACTTGCATTGAGTGGaaaattcaggaaaaaaaaaaagttgactaTTTGGCTCACAAGACTATCATGttactagtattttttttataattaattcaatttcattaaaagtgcataggggcacaaccctaatacacgaACTATACAAGATAAACTCCTAATATAGAGAaaaaagaggaacaaaaatccaaaaactcaaaaaaattagaaatggaCAGGCTATTAAATGCTGCTATCCATGTGTAGAGAGATTGTAACATCCTTTTCAACTCTAACAACGCAGTCTCTCGGTCTTCAAAGCTCCTTGCATTCTGTTTTCTCCATATACACCACATTAGACACAAATAAGCTAACCTCCACACTTCCAAAGCATTACGGTTTCCCATTTGCCCTCCAACTCACTAACAATTCACTCACCTTTCTAGGCATAATCCAAATAACaccaaacaaatgaaaatgcaaaatcCATAATTCTCTTGCGATCTCACAATGAAAAAAGGAGGTGATTAATAGGTTCCCCAATTTTCTTGCACATACATCACCAATCCACCACAATAACATCCCTTTTTCTTAAGTTATCCTAAGTCAAGATTTTGGATAACATGACGGATAACACACGATAAAAAGTGGAACTTACACGAATGGATAACACATGTAGTAGGACTTCATTTCTAAAAATTTCCTTTTAGAAGGTATCCAACAAATTCTATCAACACCTCCTTGCCTTACTCTTTGATAATACACCAACTCAAAGAAAGAAGAGACCACTTCTACGTCCCAATCATGCATTGGTCTTGTAAAGAAAATGTTCCAATGAATATTTCCATTTCAAAACTGCAAATGATCCGCCACCCACGCATCTTTGCAATGTGCATACCAAATAATTCTGGATAAACAATCTTCAAGGTTTGTTCCCCACACCATAAAGCATGCCAAAATCGCAACTTGgatccatctcccacctcaaaccTAATAGATTTAGAAAAAACTTTCCATCCCCTCCTTGTAAATTTCTACACTCCCACTCGGCTTCGAAGGACCCCgcaacctccttagaacaccaacctcccctcaaactaccatactTAGTATCcaccaccgatctccacaaaacGTCATTCTCCGTAGCATACCGCCACAACCACTTACTCAGCAAGGCTTAGTCaaattgaatcaaattttttttttataagtaaaatatattgaaaaggcgcaaaggggcgcaacccaaagtacaaATTTTATCCTCAATCCTCAATCCTCCTAATTTTATCGAAGTACAAATTTTCAACCACTTCACTAAGTGGAATTTAAACACATCACCAAGTCCACCCCATAGAAAGAATGTCCCTATGAAGCTTTTAAATTCTATTAGCCACATCTACCGGAATAGGGAAGATAGTGAAATAATATGTCGGTAAATTAGAAAGAGTGCTTTTTATCAAAGTCATCATTCCTCCCTTAGATAAAGTCTGTTCCAGCTCGCCAATCGATGTTCCCTTTTCTCAATAATGTCATTCCAAATGGTAGAAGCCTTGTAAGAAGCtcccaaaggaagacccaaatatttTATCAACGAAGAAGCCACTCTACACCCAAGAATACTAGCCAAACCCTCTACATCACCTGCTGGAACTATCTTTGACTTGAACAAAATTAATCTTAACCTCGACaccacttcaaaacataagaaaagaCACCGCATGATATGAAGTTGTTCACAATCAgcctcacaaaaaatcaaagtatcatctacAAATAATAAATGCGACACTATcatctcttcattattttttatcccACCGAAAATCCTGATAAAAGTCCGCTATCTACAGTAACAAACATCATCCTACTTAGCGCCTccataacaataacaaacaatAAAGGAGACAACAGATCCCATTGTCTCAATCCACGCGAACGGCTAAAGAAACCAAATGAAGAACTATTAAGGAGAATGGGAAACTGCTCTGTAGCTATGCAATGTTCTATCCAACCTtgccatctctccccaaagccacatctcttcaacaaatataatagaaactcccaattaacatgatcatatgccttctctAAATCCTATTTACACAATAGTCTCGGTTCCCTAGATTTATTCCGACAATCCATACATTCATTAGCTACCAAGACAGAATCCAGAATTTGTTTACCTTTGTTAAACGCATTCTGTGAGCTCGAAACAATCTCCCCTAATACCGATTTCAACCTCTTCGCCAGGACCTTAGAATAATTTTATACACTCCACCCATTAAATTAATAGGACGGAAATCTTTAATCTCCATTGCCCCTGCTTTCTTAGGAATGAGGGACACAAAGGTAGCattaaaactcttctcaaactttCCTTGTCTatgaaactccttaaaaactttcatttttttttgataagtaagagaaatatcattaaaaagcgcaaagcgcaatcaagtacacaggaagtatacaagaaaggcatctaagaggaagtagaaaacaatacaaggaaatcattaaaactaaacgttaacggtgcgaggaacgcagccgaccaGGAGTACAAAgtatgaaagaaaaatgagatgagatcctcaatggttctttctttgtcctcaaactgcctatcattgcgttccctccataagcaccacataaggcaacaagggaccatcttccataCGACAGCACTCCGGGAgtgaccacccgtccaccagcaagcgaaaaAATCTatcacccgaagaggcataacccaagacaggctgaagcgactaaagatggcgATCCATAGAGCGCGTGCTACCTCACAATGGaaaagaaggtgatccactgactccccattcattttgcacatgcagcatctatcaatcactATGACCCGCTACTTCCttagattgtccaaagtaaggatcttcccatgcgctgccgtccaagcaaagaaagccactttcaaaggaaccttggtccgcctgatacttttccaaggaaaatgaatagcctctttgcaagcaagagccttataaaaagatctaacatcaaattttcctttgtgagaaggagaccaccatagCTTATCCTCCCCATCATAATTCACTCTGGATgagtacaacaaagagaaaaatgaggccaaaacatCCATCTCCCAGTCGTGGGCCACTTGGaaaagctaacatcccactgataagacccactcaccacaaccaaatggtcttctacaagagcatccttgtcacgcgcaatgtcatacaaaactAGGAAAGCTTCATTAAGAggcacctcaccacaccacacatcatcccaaaaatggatcctagatccatttcccaacATGAGTCTGGTATGGTTACAAAACGAACTCCatcccttcctaatattcttccaaagccccactccgtgagacccagggggatctaaagaacaccaaccatcccGAGTAGatccatactttgcatccacaacagatttccaccaagcctctctctcatggacaTAGCGCTacagccacttccctaaaagagcctTGTTGAAAAGCCTCAGATTCCTGATGCCCAAACCACCACTTGAAATAAGGGGAACAAACCTTGAaccaattaaccagatgaaatttaaattcttcacctatgccaccccacaagaaatctcgatacaacttctctatacgactagcaacactggaagGAATAGGGAGTAGAGATAGAAAGTACGAaggaagattagagagagtgctttttatcagggttactctgccacccttcgacaaatacaaccgcttccagctagccagaCGTCTCTCGATCTTCccaactacctcatcccagcaagacttagccttaaaaggagcccccaatggaagaccaagatactttaacGGAAGAGAAGAGACTCCGCAGCCCAAAATGCCAGCAAGATCATCCATATTATCTGCAatacccacaggaaccaaaactggcttatccaaattaatcttcaaacctgaaacagcttcaaaggacagTAATAACATACGAAGATAGAGAAGATGATCAGGACTAGCCTTGCAGAAAACTAATGTATCATCTGCGAATAAAAGGTGAGAAACATTAATCACTCCATTGCTTCTAGAGCCCACAGAGAAGCCAGAGAGAAAGCCCCTTTGAACAGAAATAGAGAACAGCTTACtaaaagcctccatcacaatgacgaacaaaagaggcgacagaggatcaccttgtctaaTACCACGAGAGCTGCTAAAAAATCCAGAAGGTGTGCCGTTCACCAAAACCGAGAAACGCACCGATGAAATAcaatgcactatccaagaacaccatctctccccgaagccacatcttctcaacatatacaataagaaaatgtcttcttttaataaattaatacctCCCAGCACTTGTGGAAAAAAGCCACACAAAAACCCTTCACGTCCTGGAGCCTTATCCCCATTAAATTCTCTCACCACCTCCAATACTTCACTCTCCTTGAAGTCTCTCCATCCAAATTCTCTCCTCTGCATCAATAGAAAGGAAAGGAAGGCCGTCCAGCTTTGGTCGCCAATTATACTGTTCAGAATAGAGCTGTTTGTAGAAATTTACAATATGTTCCTTTATTTCTGCAGAAGACTGTTAAGACTGTCATGTTACTAGTAATAAACATCTTAATCTTCAAGCTGGAGTAGTGGACGGAAAGATGAGACACTCAGCATGATGTACACAACTAAGAACGAGTCTTCTGATGTTTGATACGTATGTGTGTTTCTTAAACCCCTGCTTTACTAATCCCTGTTTGTTGAGGTGTCCTATATATTCACGAGACTTTCTTCTTGGAGTAATCATAAACCACTTATTTTGTTTGTGTCATTTATGggtaatttctttctttttcttctcttcattCTCTAGGGCCATGATTTCTGAATTACAAAATTGTAGTATGATGTGCCACATGATTCGACTCAGTCGGGAATATATATACCTGTTTGGTCTACTCTTGCATATTTGGTATGTAATTTCCATGGTATGCTATTATGCAGGTTCAAGATGTAATTCCTTTCTCCATAGGATTCTCATCAGAAGAAGGCCCAATTTGCACAGGGTCAAATGGCATATTGTTTCCTAGAGGCCAACCCATTCCTAGTGTTAAAGTTCTGTCATTACAGCGAAGCAGTTCACTCCATTTGGAAGCATTCTATGCTAATTTAGATGAGTTGCCTGCTGGCGATTCGCCAAAAATTAGTCGTTTCATGGTATGTGTCCTTCAAGTGTTTTTCTTACATGAAGAAGTTTATAACTCCTGCTCTTTGAGTACTACTGGCCATCCCAGgccaaccaaaagaaaaaagtcaaaaagaaaaggcattGAAGAGTTATTGGATTCattttcattattctatttGAG contains these protein-coding regions:
- the LOC133875464 gene encoding heat shock 70 kDa protein 16-like, with translation MSVVGFDIGNENCVIAVVKQRGVDVLLNDESKRETPAVVCFGEKQRFLGSAGAATAMMNLKSTISQVKRLIGRKFAEAVVQNELKMLPVETSEGPDGGILIHLKYLGESHTFTPVQIMAMLFAHLKEIGEKSLEMPISDCVIGVPSYFTDLQRRAYLNAATIAGLKPLRLMHDCTATALSYGIYKTDFPSSGPTYVAFVDIGHCDTQVSIASFEGGHMKILSHTFDSSLGGRDFDEVLFSHFAAQFKEQYSIDVYSNVKACIRLRAACEKLKKVLSANPEAPLNIECLMEEKDVKGFIKREEFEKLASGLLERISIPCNKALADAGLALVKIYSVELVGSGSRIPAIARLLASLFRREPSRKLNASECVARGCALQCAMLSPVFRVKEYEVQDVIPFSIGFSSEEGPICTGSNGILFPRGQPIPSVKVLSLQRSSSLHLEAFYANLDELPAGDSPKISRFMIGPFQSSHGEKARVKVKVQLNLHGIVSVQSAVLIEDHVDDSVTRGNTHSNVDKMDAECSSSGPSDMFANGVEDSTCTQSKSSHASADGMRKDRVTTRLEIPVSENIYGGMTRAELSEAQQKEIQLAQQDRTMEQTKDKKNALESYVYEMRNKLFNTYRSFASDQERDGISRSLQQTEEWLYEDGDDETEHAYTSKLEDLEKLVDPIENRYKDEEARAQAARDLLKSIVDYRMSVDSLPPKEQEMILSECNKAEQWLREKSQQQDAMPRNTDPVLWSSDIKSRKEDLDMTFKHILRSKASPPHPEDSRPDQHNTSSHT